The DNA sequence GCTACACAGTACACACGCCTATGGGATCCACTGCCCAAAGGAGTGGTGTCATTTCTCGCATGTGATAGAAGTCGTTGTCAGAAGTCAGAACCATGGCCTAGTCTCTTAGACACTCGACGAGGTTGACTGCATTTTGATACCATTCTAACAAGgcaaagcttttttttttttagaataacaAGGCAAAGCTTTGATAACACTAATAAACTCACAACTAGTATAAAGTGATAGTCAAGGCTCACAAAGTCAATGAGGATCCGACCCTGCTAATATCCAAGTTTTACAACTCATCCCACATATATCTCACTAACCAAACTTTAGTAACGCTAAAATGGCCAACTCCTTTACGCTCTGTTTGGTTTgtggaaaggaaaggaatcattttcctttccattggGAAAGTGGATCTTGGGTAGGTTGGGGGGAATAATTTTCcacctctttttccttttcactgGGAAGCATTTTCCCTTCCATTGTTATTTCCAAACACAGGAAATTCATTTCCCGATGCCCAAAATATGTGAAACAAACACAGCCTTAGTGTAATGTTAATGCATTAACCTTTAATGTCTTACAAATAAAGTCAAACAAAGTTACGAACCCACCAATTTTGGAGTCAAATCAATAGATTGAAATAATCAAacagaaaattatgaaattatcaATGATTGTTACctcatttgaaattttgaatgaaaATAATGTTTTTAAAAGACCGTAATTTAGTACCAACTTTAAACGACATATCAACTCATATCACGACAAGCCGCGTAACAGCAACACCATTGTCGTATATGCCCGACTGTTGGAACCACTTACCTGTCCCGCGCCTCAAGCTCACAAAACTACTTCCACCAACCAAACCCAGCCATTCTCCACAAACCCCACTCAAAATCCCAAACACAAATCCCACACTGACATCCATCTCCCTTAACCTACACCCTCCCACACAAAAAAACCTTCCTTACTCACGCTTTCACTGCTACATTGATGAAGCTCACAGCTGGCCTCACCTTCCTCTTCCACTCGCATGTGACCCCAGGCCCCCTTTGTCTCTCTCTAACCCCAGAATCTGCCTTGGATTTTCCGAGCTTTAGTTCAAAACCCCAAACACCAACTTACCCTAGTCTCATTGCccctttcttcctctctctcactctctcaactACAATGGCTTCTCCAACTCTACTCCACTACCTCCTTTGCTTCTTCCTCGTCTTCCTCGTTCTGGGCCCTGACGGCTCTTCCGCCGTGGCCCATCTCGACGAAGCGAGCTTGAAGCTAGTAACCGACAATTTGGACCTGGCTAGTGCAATGTCGATGTATCAACAACTGAATGAGGAGGATAAAGAGGACGATGAGGATGAGATAGACGTAGAGAATGGATACGGGCGTAGATCTCTGTTCTGGAGGAGAATGAGGTACTACATTTCTTACGGGGCGCTCTCGGCGAATAGGATCCCATGCCCGCCTCGGTCCGGGAGGTCTTACTACACCAACAACTGCTTCAAGGCTAGAGGCCCAGTTCATCCTTACACCAGAGGCTGCTCTAGGATCACTCGCTGCAGAAGATGAAGTGTTCTTTGAAAATGCAGGTCCATTTGGTAATTTTTCTCTTGTGTTCTTCAGCTGGGTTTGTTGGGTTGACCGGTTGAGTGTTAGTAGTTTAAGTTTTTGGGTACGTATTAGGGTTTGAGGTTGTAGCTACTTCTGGGCATCTACTTGTTGCTTCAGGACTAAGATTGTGATGCTGTGTTTTGTAGATCTAGCTACTTATGTAATTGTAATATGCTACATTGTATTTGTTGGATTATGATTATATTGAGCTTGTAGTTGGTATTAGCAAGAACCTTATTTCTTTCTTGCAGCTAGCTAGATTCTCAATTTAGATGGTGTAGAACTGGGAATCTGATCATTAATTGCTGAGGTTGATTCATTAGTTTGATCTTCTAATCATTTTAACGCTGAGATTAACTATACCAACTACCCTCACCGACTCCATTAAATTTTGCAACTTTAATCAGATTGTAGATAAGGAAATGGTCCAATTGTTGTTGCCTATTGCCCTATAATCATTATATCAGCCTACTCGTGCCTGGCATTGCACTGCTGTTGGGTCTGTGAGCTTTATTGAAGTGTATCAATCAAAAAACAAAGTTATAAGCCTTTACAGACAAGCTTTTGTTGTTATTGTTTATGAATACGAAATAGCAACTTGGATTCTTAAGTATTGATTACTTCATTAGGGAATTATAATGGCCTTTATACTTCTAGCAGATGTTATATATATGCTGCACTAGCAATAAAACGCATGGTACCATGTCTTTACAATCCATGGCCACCATTGAACATGTGATTAATTAAAACTGGGGTATTGTATTTTAGTTTATTCAATTTCTGTTAGCAGTGGTGTACTGATCGGATTTTTGGGTGCGTATCGAGTTTCTATACTATGGTTCAAGAATACATTGCAGCATAGGTGAAGCCATTTGTGGCCCAGCTTGAATTTTTAAATTTCTAGGAGTCAGAATACAGACCGTTTGGCCCAATAAACCCAATACTGAGTACCAAGTAATGTCACCCTACAagtctacaacaaataaaaatcCATATAATGAGTCATGAGTGAATAATATTTTTCATCAGGATTtacaaatcaaaattaaagGATATGCTTCTGTGTCATTTCCTTCAACAGGTAATGTGTAAATTTTTTTCAAAGAAAAGGATGTAGACATGGCCGCATGGGTATCAAGAGGTTCGGCTCGGGGTGGCCCTGAAACCATTTGACATAAACACATTGGGTACCCTGACGGTCAGCCAACGGGTAATCCGACCCACCAGGTCCATTGATACATGGGTCGTTCGTGGGTTGGGGCCGATCTATATCTTGtttgaaaatttatttatgcaattgtCTTGATGTAACGTCCAATTGAGACAACCCCGTAGACAGTGGCGTAGCCAGAAATCTTAGTTAGGAGGGTCAgaatttaaataataatattaaacaaacataaacttcatcaaataatataaaattataaatcatTATAATACTTAAAAATATTAAGTCTCTCTAAAACAATTACAATTGTCCACGACGATTGCTCATATTTTGAAATCTTTTCATGATGGTTTCATTATCAATACCATCAAATATTTCTTTCTCGATATATGTAATCATGCTGCTATTCATCCACATGTCTCCCATTCGGTTTCGCAAATCACTTTTTATGATCTTCATGGCAGAAAATGCTCTTTCTACAGTGGCAGTTGCAACTGGAAGAATTAGCGTCAATGTTATGAGCAAGTAAACTAATGGATAAACCTTGTCCTTCTGTGTCTCAACCATTTTTTCTCCAAGGTCACTAATTCCTTTCAATTGTGTAAACACACTACTGCTTCGCATATCAGATATATAAGTGTCCAATTCATCTTCAAGAGCCAAGAGAGATACTGCAGAAAAATCTTTAGGATAAAACTGAGCAAGCCGAATCAATTTTTCTTTGCTAAAAGCGGAGAATGAATTAGATGGATTAAGACATGTCATACAGAGAAGTAGCTCGGTAGTAGTCTCTGTAAAATGATCATTTAGCTCTTGAAGTTGCATATCTATGACTGCACAAAATAATTCAACTCGATACCTATGCAGATTAGTGACCTTTGGAGCTCTACGTCGTGATTTTCCTGGAATAAAAGGAACATCATCCATGTTAGGAACATCAATCTCCTGTTTTTCACAAAATGAAACAACTTGACTAAGAAGAGAATCCCATCCATTGTCTCTCATATTTTGCAATTGCTCCTTACACACTTTAACTAAGTTCATTGCATTCACAATATCTTGGTCTCTTCTTTGCAATGCCTGTGATAATTGATTTGTAGTCCCCAACAAAACCTTCATCAAATGCAGACTAAATACAAAGTCGAATGATTCCAATGAGTCTAATAATCTGCTTGCATCTTGTTTCTGATCTGTAGATGATCCatcctcttttatttcttcaagCAATTCAACTAAAGATGGAAATAAGTTGATGATACTAATCAAAGTACCATAATGTGAGCTCCATCTTGTATCACCAGCTCGCTTTAGGGTGGTTTCCTGATTCAAGCCCCTCCCACTTAAAATAGAACCAATATTAAGTTCTTCGATAATCTTGGCGACTTGTTTCTCTCGAAGAGAATCACGACGTTTACATGAGCTTCCAACAACATTCACCAAATTACCAACAAACATGAAGAGATTAGAGATTAAGATATGATTTTTGCTACAGCCACAATAGCCAGCTGAAGCTGGTGAGCAAAGCAATGAACATAAAAAGCTGACCCATTCTCCTTTAAAATAAGTGCTTTTAGACCATTGAATTCTCCTCTCATATTACTAGCTCCATCATAACCTTGACCACGGAGGCTAGATATGCTTAATCCATTCTCTGAAAAGAATTGATCAATGGCTGTCTTCAGTGATGCAGAAGTAGTATCAGTGACATGTTTAACACCGACAAAACGCTCAATTACTTGTCCTTTGCTCACATATCGCAATACAATTGCCATTTGCTCTTTTCCTGATACATCACGAGACTCGTCAACAAGAATAGAGAATAATGCGTCACCAATGTCACTAATTATGACATTGAGAGTTTCAGTTGCAG is a window from the Rosa chinensis cultivar Old Blush chromosome 2, RchiOBHm-V2, whole genome shotgun sequence genome containing:
- the LOC112183810 gene encoding uncharacterized protein LOC112183810, which gives rise to MFVGNLVNVVGSSCKRRDSLREKQVAKIIEELNIGSILSGRGLNQETTLKRAGDTRWSSHYGTLISIINLFPSLVELLEEIKEDGSSTDQKQDASRLLDSLESFDFVFSLHLMKVLLGTTNQLSQALQRRDQDIVNAMNLVKVCKEQLQNMRDNGWDSLLSQVVSFCEKQEIDVPNMDDVPFIPGKSRRRAPKVTNLHRYRVELFCAVIDMQLQELNDHFTETTTELLLCMTCLNPSNSFSAFSKEKLIRLAQFYPKDFSAVSLLALEDELDTYISDMRSSSVFTQLKGISDLGEKMVETQKDKVYPLVYLLITLTLILPVATATVERAFSAMKIIKSDLRNRMGDMWMNSSMITYIEKEIFDGIDNETIMKRFQNMSNRRGQL
- the LOC112188915 gene encoding protein RALF-like 34 encodes the protein MASPTLLHYLLCFFLVFLVLGPDGSSAVAHLDEASLKLVTDNLDLASAMSMYQQLNEEDKEDDEDEIDVENGYGRRSLFWRRMRYYISYGALSANRIPCPPRSGRSYYTNNCFKARGPVHPYTRGCSRITRCRR